TCTAACTAATGCATCAAGCATCCTAACTCTCAGCACAAGCACGCGCCTCATGCGGTGTTTGGATCGAATCAATACCCTAACGGGTCATCTCGATCGGCACGAGATTTCTAAAGAGCTGCGGGCGGTCTACCTCGAGCAGGCAGAGCTCTCACACCGGCAGGCTCGGCAGTTTTTGGGCGCATTGCGCTGGATCTATGTCGCACTTGCGGCATTCGCGATCGCAAGCTTTCTTGCATTGATGGGTGCTTCGACGGTGACGTTGTTGCCTGAAAAAGTTATTGAAGCTTTGGGCGCACTAAGTTTGGTCGCTGGCGGCGTGGGCGCATTGGGCTTTCTCTGGTCAAGTATCAATTTGATTTCCGCTAGCCGAATTACTGTCCAAATTCTTCAAACGGACAACGAGATTTTAAAAGCTCTCCATCGTAAATAAAATAGTTAATCGACCTTCTTAGCTAGTCGCAGAAGCTGTGAACTAATTTTGAGATCGCGCATTTCAAGATTCGTTCGATCAACGGAAAATCGAAGTTTTCCAGATTCAGAAAATAAAAGTATGGATGCTCCTCGACGGTAGTGCGTCTCGTATGGAGAGATCACTAAAAGTTTCCGCTGCTCGATGCTCTTTACGAGAAGCTCAAAACCGGACGGTCGCAGTTTTTCAGCGAAGATTACATCAACCTCTGTGGGAACTAACTCTCCAGAGATTGCAATGGCGCGAATAGCTCGGTCCGGATTTTTTCGCTCAGAAAGGAGTTTCTCAAAACTCTTAAGCATCACATCGTTTTCCCAAACGCCTATTAAAATCTCTTGTCCGGTGCCATTTGGCCAAGTGATATAGGAAAGAAATTGGTAGACATAGGCCGCTCGTAGGTCTTCCTCTGGGCGAGGGCTGAGAGCATGCACCATTGTTTTTGCTGAGAAAATAAAAAAAATAAGAAGCGAGCATAGACTTAGTTTCATCAAAAACTCATCACATACTCAGTGCCAACTGCCCATTCGCGCGATGGTCCTGGGATTGGACCTAACGTAGAGGTTTCTCCTTTATATGGAAGAATATAGGTTTTCTCTTGGTTCAAGAGATTTGAAATCGAAACTTTGACTGAAAACCCCGTAATTTTTTCGAATTCGTACTTCGCATTGAGCCCAAGTATCAGTGTCGGTTCGAAATCGCGAATTTCAGAAACTGCACTTGAATTGTTCCATGCCCAACCTTGACGTACGCCCTCCCATGCGGCGTTCAATGAGATTTTTAAAGCATCGAGAGTCGACTGTACGTACCCTGTGGCACGCAGGGTGGGGAAGGCCAAGAGGTGATTCTCATTGTTGCTAGCATATTGCGTGATGTTGTTCATTCCTGCGCTTGTCGCATAGGCTAAGCTGGTAGATGCTCGAAAATTTGTTGAGTGCCACTGATATGTGAGCTCCGCTCCATTGGCTCCGGTTCTGTCAAAGTTCCGATACTGATCGCCAACTTGGTTTCCAGTTGCGACGTTTGTATAAACAATCGGGCTAGAAATCAAAATTGAGAACAAGTTCAAACTTAAAAGTGAGTTCGAATTAATGATCTCGCTCAACTCAACTTCATAAGTTTGAGTTCGCTCTGGTGAAATACTCGTATTCAAACTCAATGTTTCCGCGGCAGGGCTGCGGTAGGCTGCTGACGCCATTAATTTGTACGTCGTCGCACCGAGGGTTCGGGTGTATGCCAGGCGCGGCACCGTAGAACTAGGGACTCGCGACGGAATCTCGTGACGAACACCGAAAACAAAAGATGTTTCGTCGTCCTGCCAGTTGTATTCGCTATAAAATGAAGTCCAATTTTGAGATAGTTCCAGGGTGGGATTAGAATTGCCTGAAAACCTATTGCTGTCCTCGCCGATGTCGCTAAGGACTGTGCCTTTGTCGTCGCGGTATTTCACGCCATAGCTTAAGCTATGTACTGTATTCGAATAGGAACCATCTACGGCGGTATCTATCCTTTGGTAGGATTTGTCATAGAAGGCGCCGCTTGCAAACGTGCTCGGATCTGGAGAATTCCAAGGCGTTTGTTGGTTGAAGTTGCCGCTGACTTTGAGACTATGTGAATCGAAACTAAAACTGCGCTGAAGGCCGAATTGAAATTGGCGATGCCTTGCCGAAATGGCCGGAATAGCCGGTGTTCCATAGTTTGCGACTTGTTTCGTTTCGATTTCCTCAAAGGCAAGCTTCGCATTCCAATCTTGCCATCGAACATGCGCGATTGAGCCTCTGGGGGCAAACAATGCGGCGTCTTTCAAATCTGCGGATTCACCAACAAGTGAATTGTACTCTTTGTCTGAAACAGTAGACAGGATTCCGTATGCGAGAATTCCAGTCTCAACCGATGATCCAGATTCTGGCAGGAAGCGGGAAGAGCGCAGCCCGAGAGCCGCCGTTCCTCGGGAGGCATTGGCGCGCGGCATCCCACCAGCAGCTACGTCAAATCTCAATCCTGTTTCGCCATTCATTGCCACTGTAGTGATAGAAATTACTGCAAGCTCCGCGTTGCCACCGTGAACAACGGATCCAGGGCCGCGTATGATTTCGATTTTCTCTATGAGGCTAAGCGGAAATCGATCACCGATAATAAAAGTGCTGTAGGCGAGTTCGTTGTATTCAAAGCCGTCAATCAAAACCAAGACTTTCCCCTCATGTCCCCAGATACCGCGAAAACCTAATCCCAATGTTTGCGCAAGATCAGCGCCGATATGAAATCCCGGCACTAGAGAAATGAATTCCTGAAGAGTTGTTGCGCCCGACGCTTGAATCGCGGGGCGGTCGAAGACTGAGATCACGCCCGGGGCCCGTCGAATCGAAGAAGCGACAGGTGTTGCGACTTTGATTTCTGTATTCATGAGCTCTTCAAGACTTTCGGTCTGAAGGTTTGCTTTGGCCATCGGCACAAATAGTAGAACCAGGTAAAATGAGTGAAGTAAGCCAGACCGGACCATGGTCTGGGTCGTAGGGCG
The window above is part of the Deltaproteobacteria bacterium genome. Proteins encoded here:
- a CDS encoding TonB-dependent receptor plug domain-containing protein, which gives rise to MFFSRPTTQTMVRSGLLHSFYLVLLFVPMAKANLQTESLEELMNTEIKVATPVASSIRRAPGVISVFDRPAIQASGATTLQEFISLVPGFHIGADLAQTLGLGFRGIWGHEGKVLVLIDGFEYNELAYSTFIIGDRFPLSLIEKIEIIRGPGSVVHGGNAELAVISITTVAMNGETGLRFDVAAGGMPRANASRGTAALGLRSSRFLPESGSSVETGILAYGILSTVSDKEYNSLVGESADLKDAALFAPRGSIAHVRWQDWNAKLAFEEIETKQVANYGTPAIPAISARHRQFQFGLQRSFSFDSHSLKVSGNFNQQTPWNSPDPSTFASGAFYDKSYQRIDTAVDGSYSNTVHSLSYGVKYRDDKGTVLSDIGEDSNRFSGNSNPTLELSQNWTSFYSEYNWQDDETSFVFGVRHEIPSRVPSSTVPRLAYTRTLGATTYKLMASAAYRSPAAETLSLNTSISPERTQTYEVELSEIINSNSLLSLNLFSILISSPIVYTNVATGNQVGDQYRNFDRTGANGAELTYQWHSTNFRASTSLAYATSAGMNNITQYASNNENHLLAFPTLRATGYVQSTLDALKISLNAAWEGVRQGWAWNNSSAVSEIRDFEPTLILGLNAKYEFEKITGFSVKVSISNLLNQEKTYILPYKGETSTLGPIPGPSREWAVGTEYVMSF
- a CDS encoding YfiR family protein; translation: MKLSLCSLLIFFIFSAKTMVHALSPRPEEDLRAAYVYQFLSYITWPNGTGQEILIGVWENDVMLKSFEKLLSERKNPDRAIRAIAISGELVPTEVDVIFAEKLRPSGFELLVKSIEQRKLLVISPYETHYRRGASILLFSESGKLRFSVDRTNLEMRDLKISSQLLRLAKKVD
- a CDS encoding DUF2721 domain-containing protein, with amino-acid sequence MTIDNVVQNPFAVITIIAAPAILTNASSILTLSTSTRLMRCLDRINTLTGHLDRHEISKELRAVYLEQAELSHRQARQFLGALRWIYVALAAFAIASFLALMGASTVTLLPEKVIEALGALSLVAGGVGALGFLWSSINLISASRITVQILQTDNEILKALHRK